A single window of Archangium gephyra DNA harbors:
- a CDS encoding WecB/TagA/CpsF family glycosyltransferase: MNGVVGLETPPGSLALPVPRRVDREPGRAFPRMRIGQVPLDMGRLDEVLACIERLVATGRGGHVLTPDVEQIVRAESHAPLREALATAELSLAGGPALVRAARVLGSSLPEPGPRWLTALAGLARTRAWRVLVVADQPGLAEWTACVLRDRYGLLAVGVAATGVPEDGQGPGVDRLLDRVALTRPDLVLVSMATPKQELFCQYAAAQLQAAVVVGSGRALESLLDRPWAPRRRWPLLASVMAPVRWLRRGLAFLRVLAASRR, from the coding sequence ATGAACGGGGTTGTCGGGCTGGAGACGCCGCCAGGGAGTCTCGCGCTTCCAGTACCGCGGAGGGTGGATCGGGAGCCCGGGCGGGCCTTCCCGCGCATGCGCATCGGTCAGGTGCCGCTGGACATGGGGCGCCTCGACGAGGTGCTCGCGTGCATCGAGCGGCTCGTGGCCACCGGCCGGGGTGGACACGTCCTCACGCCGGATGTGGAGCAGATCGTCCGGGCCGAGAGCCATGCGCCGTTGCGCGAGGCGCTCGCCACGGCGGAGCTGTCGCTCGCGGGCGGTCCGGCACTGGTGCGTGCGGCGCGGGTGCTCGGCTCGTCGCTGCCGGAGCCGGGGCCGCGGTGGTTGACGGCGCTGGCCGGACTGGCCCGGACGCGGGCCTGGCGGGTGCTCGTGGTGGCGGATCAGCCCGGGCTGGCCGAGTGGACGGCGTGCGTGCTGCGGGACCGGTACGGGTTGCTCGCCGTGGGCGTGGCCGCCACGGGTGTGCCCGAGGACGGGCAGGGGCCGGGCGTGGATCGGCTGCTTGATCGCGTGGCCCTGACGCGTCCGGATCTGGTGCTGGTGTCCATGGCGACGCCGAAGCAGGAGCTGTTCTGCCAGTACGCCGCCGCTCAGTTGCAGGCGGCGGTGGTGGTGGGCTCGGGCCGGGCGCTGGAGTCGCTGCTGGACAGGCCCTGGGCGCCCCGCCGCCGGTGGCCGCTGCTGGCCTCGGTGATGGCGCCGGTGCGGTGGCTGCGCCGGGGCCTGGCCTTCCTGCGCGTGCTCGCGGCCTCGCGGCGCTGA
- a CDS encoding helix-turn-helix transcriptional regulator: MATNQAEVRVGLLEGPWAVYQGLADGLRGEGLQVLWVTRDVRTLLDGIGTDPPQVAILDVEPEGDAHLGCPATEGLNLLREARKRRLEVRMLVLSSAHAQDFISQCFDEGASGYLFRQSLTTNAVCTAVNALVRGEKLFPVQLLRNDFEHPPVATATASVLLTLTQREREVLQYVAGGADNLKIAAHLQIAERTVKSHVTQLYRKLGAENRTQLALRACHLGVRPPPDL; this comes from the coding sequence ATGGCAACGAATCAAGCGGAAGTGCGGGTTGGATTGTTGGAAGGACCGTGGGCGGTCTATCAAGGACTGGCCGATGGACTGAGAGGAGAAGGGCTTCAGGTCCTGTGGGTGACACGGGACGTGAGGACGCTCCTCGATGGCATCGGCACGGATCCGCCGCAGGTGGCCATCCTGGACGTGGAGCCGGAAGGCGACGCGCACCTGGGCTGCCCGGCCACGGAAGGGCTGAACCTCCTGCGTGAGGCGCGCAAGCGCCGGCTGGAGGTTCGGATGCTCGTGCTGTCCTCGGCGCATGCACAGGACTTCATCTCCCAGTGCTTCGACGAGGGTGCCTCGGGCTACCTCTTCCGTCAGAGCCTCACGACGAACGCGGTGTGCACGGCCGTCAATGCGCTGGTGCGCGGGGAGAAGCTCTTCCCGGTGCAACTGTTGCGCAACGACTTCGAGCATCCACCGGTGGCGACGGCCACGGCGAGCGTGCTGCTCACGCTGACGCAACGGGAGCGCGAGGTGCTCCAGTATGTGGCCGGAGGCGCGGACAACTTGAAGATCGCCGCGCACCTGCAGATCGCCGAGCGGACCGTGAAGTCGCACGTGACACAGCTGTACCGCAAGCTGGGAGCGGAGAACCGGACCCAGCTGGCGTTGCGTGCGTGTCACCTGGGTGTCCGGCCACCGCCGGATCTCTAG
- a CDS encoding Hsp20/alpha crystallin family protein encodes MADLPVRRGSGSSVGRWTRGLDPFERMKELMGFDPFEQVGRMVGGIEPSLSFIPAFEVKETKDAYVFKADVPGVKEGDLDITLTGDRLTISGKRETEKQEDTDRFYAYERSYGSFSRSFTLPEGVDANNINAELKDGVLHLRLPKQPEMQPKRIQVGTTDANKQGKVKA; translated from the coding sequence ATGGCGGATCTTCCAGTGCGTCGAGGCAGTGGTTCATCGGTTGGCCGGTGGACGCGAGGGTTGGATCCCTTCGAGCGGATGAAGGAATTGATGGGGTTCGATCCGTTCGAGCAGGTGGGCCGGATGGTGGGCGGCATCGAGCCGTCGCTGAGCTTCATTCCGGCCTTCGAGGTGAAGGAGACGAAGGACGCCTACGTCTTCAAGGCGGACGTGCCAGGGGTGAAGGAGGGAGACCTGGACATCACGCTCACCGGGGATCGGCTCACCATCAGCGGCAAGCGGGAGACGGAGAAGCAGGAGGACACGGATCGCTTCTACGCCTACGAGCGGAGCTACGGCTCGTTCAGCCGCTCGTTCACGCTGCCCGAGGGCGTGGACGCGAACAACATCAACGCGGAGCTGAAGGACGGCGTGCTCCACCTGCGGTTGCCCAAGCAGCCGGAGATGCAGCCCAAGCGCATCCAGGTGGGCACCACGGACGCCAACAAGCAGGGCAAGGTGAAGGCCTGA
- a CDS encoding DUF2267 domain-containing protein — MADTERTGTNINPRSQGTEDPGARREQRSETRRNQTYKAFLRNLMVIGSMNEEEAERAAVSVLCVLEQRLFGEEAAHLEAQLPGKLQDLLLRCERHLGKPASKFGKDGFLQMVSEDLDVDSLEAERKIRAVFTAVREQVSEGEIEDVIGQLPTDLRELWQRTI, encoded by the coding sequence ATGGCGGACACGGAGAGGACGGGGACGAACATCAACCCGCGGTCGCAGGGCACGGAGGACCCGGGGGCCCGGCGCGAGCAGCGCAGCGAGACCCGGCGCAACCAGACCTACAAGGCCTTCTTGCGCAACCTCATGGTCATCGGCTCCATGAACGAGGAAGAGGCGGAGCGCGCCGCGGTCTCGGTGCTCTGCGTGTTGGAGCAGCGGCTCTTCGGCGAGGAGGCCGCGCACCTGGAGGCCCAACTGCCCGGCAAGCTCCAGGATCTGCTCCTCCGCTGCGAGCGGCACCTGGGCAAGCCGGCCAGCAAGTTCGGCAAGGACGGCTTCCTCCAGATGGTGTCGGAGGACCTGGACGTGGACTCCCTCGAGGCCGAGCGGAAGATCCGCGCCGTCTTCACCGCGGTGCGGGAGCAGGTCTCCGAGGGGGAGATCGAGGATGTCATCGGCCAGCTGCCCACCGACCTGCGCGAGCTGTGGCAGCGCACCATCTGA
- a CDS encoding RDD family protein yields the protein MDSAPSPSLDVATPERVSLSLPVAGIGYRCLAYLADLFILFVFWVIAYFTFTLLVSDVIGFFQGLSGLAQTLLVVGVFATQWVYWTAAEVLMDGQTPGKRLVGIRVVRVDGSPVGVLESAVRNLVRVVDSLPLVYAVGVLSVLLTRQHRRLGDLLAGTLLVREERIDLDKYTAPATGSVALPAAAHAERLTSEDVELILSFLTRAPELEPQARARLGTKLVERYGGLDEAGRATVLASPQSTEAFLRARVQTER from the coding sequence ATGGACTCCGCCCCCTCCCCGAGCCTCGACGTCGCCACGCCCGAGCGGGTCTCGCTCTCGTTGCCCGTGGCCGGCATCGGCTACCGGTGCCTCGCCTACCTGGCCGATCTCTTCATCCTCTTCGTCTTCTGGGTCATCGCCTATTTCACCTTCACGCTGCTGGTGAGTGACGTCATCGGCTTCTTCCAGGGGCTGTCCGGCCTGGCGCAGACGCTGCTGGTGGTGGGGGTGTTCGCCACGCAGTGGGTGTACTGGACGGCGGCCGAGGTGCTCATGGACGGGCAGACGCCGGGCAAGCGCCTCGTGGGCATCCGGGTGGTGCGCGTGGACGGCTCGCCCGTGGGCGTGCTGGAGAGCGCGGTGCGCAACCTGGTGCGCGTGGTGGACTCGCTTCCCCTCGTCTACGCCGTCGGGGTCCTCAGCGTGCTGCTGACGCGGCAGCACCGGCGGCTGGGGGATCTGCTCGCCGGCACGCTGCTGGTGCGCGAGGAGCGCATCGACCTGGACAAGTACACGGCCCCCGCCACGGGCTCCGTGGCCCTGCCCGCCGCGGCCCACGCCGAGCGGCTCACCTCCGAGGACGTGGAGCTCATCCTCTCCTTCCTGACGCGGGCGCCGGAGCTGGAGCCCCAGGCCCGGGCGCGCCTGGGGACGAAGCTGGTGGAGCGCTACGGAGGGCTGGACGAGGCCGGACGCGCCACGGTGCTGGCCTCGCCCCAGAGCACCGAGGCCTTCCTGCGGGCCCGCGTCCAGACGGAGCGCTGA
- a CDS encoding stage II sporulation protein M yields the protein MAAPLPAFVTRRRPDWDALKELLDRQRAGTLRLGELRTLDVLYRRAAADLAHAQTFYAGTDVHRFLNQLCGQAYAAIYQPPRERLASTLAFFRQDFPRTLRANGAFVAASAGLFLLGILLGAVVVLLEPRGAELLVPEHLRDFIARKEMWTDGILTVSPPNAVASGIATNNLTVTIVTFASGILLGLGTVFVLINNGVHLGSVAALCVHEGMGGKLFDFIAAHGPVELSIVVIAGGAGLMVGQALIDPGELPRGQALALRGREAVKLVLGCAPFLALIAVVEGFVSPGDFFSSWVKASLGLALGGFFWLYLLRAGRGGAGAGAAS from the coding sequence GTGGCCGCCCCCCTGCCCGCCTTCGTCACCCGCCGCCGCCCGGACTGGGACGCCCTGAAGGAGCTGCTCGACCGGCAGCGCGCGGGCACCCTGCGGCTGGGCGAGCTGCGTACGCTCGATGTCCTCTACCGGCGGGCGGCGGCGGACCTGGCGCATGCCCAGACCTTCTACGCGGGCACGGACGTGCACCGCTTCCTCAACCAGCTGTGCGGCCAGGCCTACGCCGCCATCTACCAGCCGCCGCGCGAGCGGCTGGCCTCCACCCTGGCCTTCTTCCGCCAGGACTTCCCGCGCACCCTGCGCGCCAACGGAGCCTTCGTGGCCGCCAGCGCGGGCCTCTTCCTGCTGGGAATCCTGCTGGGGGCGGTGGTGGTGCTGCTGGAGCCGCGCGGCGCGGAGCTGCTCGTCCCCGAGCACCTGCGTGACTTCATCGCGCGCAAGGAGATGTGGACGGACGGCATCCTCACGGTGTCGCCGCCCAACGCGGTGGCCTCGGGCATCGCCACCAACAACCTCACGGTGACCATCGTCACCTTCGCCTCCGGCATCCTGCTGGGGCTGGGGACGGTGTTCGTGCTCATCAACAACGGCGTGCACCTGGGCTCGGTGGCCGCGCTGTGCGTGCACGAGGGGATGGGCGGCAAGCTGTTCGACTTCATCGCCGCCCACGGGCCGGTGGAGCTGTCCATCGTCGTCATCGCCGGAGGCGCGGGGCTCATGGTGGGCCAGGCCCTCATCGACCCCGGCGAGCTGCCCCGGGGGCAGGCCCTGGCGCTGCGGGGGCGCGAGGCCGTGAAGCTGGTGCTCGGCTGCGCGCCCTTCCTCGCCCTCATCGCCGTGGTGGAGGGCTTCGTGTCCCCCGGCGACTTCTTCTCCTCGTGGGTGAAGGCCTCGCTGGGACTCGCCCTCGGAGGCTTCTTCTGGCTCTACCTGCTGCGCGCTGGCAGGGGTGGGGCCGGAGCGGGCGCGGCCTCCTGA
- a CDS encoding carbon-nitrogen hydrolase family protein encodes MPQTQQVRVAVVQAAPVLFNRDATLERVASWTARAARTGARLVLFPEAFIPAYPRGLGFGFIVGSRTEAGRRLWQLYNEQSVELPGPAIDYLGGIAREHGVYLAIGVIERDHLTRGTLYCTLLYFGPDGALLAKHRKLKPTGSERLIWGEGDGSTLSTVDTPFGRLGGLICWENYMPLARTAMYAKGVDLYLAPTADNRDTWQATMRHIGSEGRCFVLGCNQFVTRDMYPEEVLREEPLPADAPHILSRGGSVIISPFGEVLAGPLWNEEGVLTADLDLGMVTRARLDFDPCGHYARPDIFRFEVDERERPVMASLRQEAAPAPAPPLPARSR; translated from the coding sequence ATGCCGCAAACCCAGCAGGTCCGTGTCGCGGTCGTCCAGGCCGCTCCCGTGCTCTTCAACCGAGACGCCACGCTCGAGCGCGTCGCCTCGTGGACCGCCCGTGCCGCCCGCACCGGTGCGCGCCTCGTCCTCTTCCCCGAGGCCTTCATCCCCGCCTATCCCCGCGGGCTCGGCTTCGGCTTCATCGTGGGCAGCCGCACCGAGGCCGGCCGCCGTCTCTGGCAGCTCTACAACGAGCAGTCCGTGGAGCTCCCCGGCCCGGCCATCGATTACCTCGGTGGCATCGCCCGCGAGCACGGCGTCTACCTCGCCATCGGTGTCATCGAGCGGGATCACCTGACGCGCGGCACGCTCTACTGCACGCTGCTCTACTTCGGGCCCGATGGCGCGCTGCTCGCGAAGCACCGCAAGCTCAAGCCCACCGGCTCCGAGCGGCTCATCTGGGGCGAGGGCGATGGCAGCACGCTCTCCACCGTGGACACGCCCTTCGGCCGGCTCGGCGGGCTCATCTGCTGGGAGAACTACATGCCGCTCGCCCGGACGGCGATGTACGCCAAGGGCGTGGACCTCTACCTCGCTCCGACCGCCGACAACCGCGACACGTGGCAGGCCACGATGCGCCACATCGGCTCCGAGGGCCGGTGCTTCGTGCTCGGCTGCAACCAGTTCGTCACCCGCGACATGTACCCGGAGGAGGTCCTCCGTGAGGAGCCGCTGCCCGCCGACGCGCCCCACATCCTGTCCCGGGGTGGCAGCGTCATCATCTCCCCGTTCGGCGAGGTCCTCGCCGGCCCCCTGTGGAACGAGGAGGGCGTGCTGACGGCGGACCTCGATCTGGGCATGGTGACCCGGGCGCGGCTCGACTTCGACCCGTGCGGCCACTACGCCCGGCCCGACATCTTCCGCTTCGAGGTGGATGAGCGGGAACGGCCCGTGATGGCCTCCCTCCGTCAGGAGGCCGCGCCCGCTCCGGCCCCACCCCTGCCAGCGCGCAGCAGGTAG
- a CDS encoding DUF92 domain-containing protein, which yields MSQDIQALFWSYGYVGVCVAAGELALRGGLSRELARKIIHVGVGFWIFGTLGLFESRGLAVVPSATAAVANWYIHRKRLLKAVEAEPDNLGTVWFAVAYSLLVWLAWDRPAVAAGGVMAMAVGDAVASLVGRRFGRHRYETFHGEHKSLEGSLALCASTFVAVLAVLTWMPGVAPDMPRVPLALLCAVVATCAEALGTKGRDNLWVPLSAGAVLYLVPSAHAWGLGVGAGIALAIGVLSWTRGSLSPSGVLGAILVGTPVFGLAGAVGAAALLGFFISSSALSKTFRARKAGVEEEYAKTGTRDLGQALANGGVAAVAAVLLGVTGDARYSLAMLGALVAANADTWATELGVLSRSPPRLVTTLRQVPPGTSGAVSGAGLLASTAGAAFVGGVAVLAGAPVALIPWLVLAGVAGSLVDSLLGATVQDVRWCDACARETERRVHRCGRAARPLRGFSWLGNDTVNVVATAAGALVAFWA from the coding sequence ATGAGTCAGGACATCCAGGCGCTTTTCTGGTCCTACGGATATGTCGGAGTTTGTGTCGCCGCGGGGGAGCTGGCCCTGAGGGGAGGCCTGTCGCGTGAGCTGGCGCGGAAGATCATCCACGTGGGCGTGGGCTTCTGGATCTTCGGGACGCTGGGGCTCTTCGAGAGCCGGGGACTGGCGGTGGTGCCGTCGGCCACGGCGGCGGTGGCCAACTGGTACATCCACCGCAAGCGGCTGCTGAAGGCGGTGGAGGCCGAGCCCGACAACCTGGGCACGGTCTGGTTCGCGGTGGCCTATTCGCTGCTGGTGTGGCTGGCGTGGGACAGGCCGGCGGTGGCGGCGGGAGGCGTCATGGCCATGGCGGTGGGAGATGCCGTGGCCTCGCTGGTGGGCCGGCGTTTCGGGCGCCACCGCTACGAGACGTTCCATGGGGAGCACAAGAGCCTGGAGGGCTCGCTGGCCCTGTGCGCCAGCACCTTCGTGGCCGTCCTGGCCGTGCTGACGTGGATGCCGGGCGTCGCACCGGACATGCCGCGGGTGCCGCTGGCCCTGCTGTGCGCCGTGGTGGCCACGTGTGCCGAGGCGCTCGGCACCAAGGGCCGGGACAACCTCTGGGTGCCGCTGTCCGCGGGGGCGGTCCTCTACCTGGTGCCGTCCGCGCATGCCTGGGGGCTGGGCGTGGGAGCGGGCATTGCCCTGGCCATCGGTGTGCTGTCCTGGACCCGGGGCTCGCTGAGCCCGAGTGGTGTGCTGGGAGCCATCCTCGTTGGCACGCCCGTCTTCGGCCTGGCGGGGGCGGTGGGGGCCGCGGCGCTGCTCGGCTTCTTCATCTCCTCGAGCGCGCTCTCCAAGACGTTCCGGGCCCGGAAGGCCGGTGTGGAGGAGGAGTACGCCAAGACGGGGACGCGGGACCTGGGGCAGGCGCTGGCCAACGGCGGCGTGGCCGCGGTGGCGGCGGTGCTGCTGGGGGTCACCGGAGACGCGCGTTACTCGCTGGCCATGCTGGGCGCGCTGGTCGCCGCCAACGCGGACACCTGGGCCACGGAGCTGGGGGTGCTCTCGCGCTCGCCGCCGAGGTTGGTCACCACGCTGCGGCAGGTTCCGCCCGGTACGTCCGGCGCCGTGTCGGGAGCCGGGCTGCTGGCGTCCACCGCGGGTGCTGCCTTCGTGGGAGGCGTGGCCGTGCTCGCGGGGGCGCCGGTGGCGCTCATTCCGTGGCTCGTGCTGGCGGGAGTGGCGGGCTCGCTGGTGGACAGCCTGCTGGGCGCCACGGTGCAGGACGTGCGCTGGTGCGATGCCTGTGCGCGGGAGACCGAGCGCCGGGTGCACCGGTGCGGACGCGCCGCCCGGCCCCTGCGGGGCTTCTCGTGGCTGGGCAATGACACCGTCAACGTGGTGGCCACGGCCGCGGGCGCCCTGGTGGCCTTCTGGGCGTAG